A single Crateriforma conspicua DNA region contains:
- a CDS encoding NADPH-dependent assimilatory sulfite reductase hemoprotein subunit encodes MSTDAPKLSPVEGIKEGSQYLKGTIGQELHEDSDHFNKDNLQLLKFHGTYQQDDRDKRAELKKTGGGKAYSMMMRCRIPGGRLTSDQLLAHLDLCDELGNSTLKITTRQTFQLHGVVKDDLKAAIARVNAVGLSTLAACGDVNRNIMCCPAKRTGPLHNTIQQLADELTVALAPQTPAYHELWLTDDETGEKELVGGGPGEVVEPLYGPRYLPRKFKIGIALPDDNCIDIYTQDLGFLAVVRDGEVIGYNVSVGGGMGTTPSASKTFPALAKRMAFVTPDQAVDVAKAVIKVQRDYGNREDRKVARLKYLIANWGIEKFRRAVEEYYGGPLQDLTDDDVTDFDDHMGWQEQGDGKWSYGLNIENGRLYDNDQRQLKAGLRAVCQRFKPEIRLTGHQSIIFCDFDEDQRDELIQILRDHKIVTTEDTSTVRRWSIACVALPTCGLAITESERRLPGIIDGLEQPLAKLGLDKERFTLRMTGCPNGCARPYNADLALVGKAKNKYTLFAGGGWLGNRLAFIYKDLVPDAEVVDELVAIFAAFKANRQGDESLGEFCTRVGQEDLAGLAAAAPKP; translated from the coding sequence ATGTCCACGGACGCTCCCAAGCTTAGCCCCGTTGAAGGGATCAAAGAAGGCAGCCAGTACCTGAAAGGCACCATCGGCCAAGAACTTCATGAAGATTCCGATCACTTCAACAAAGACAATTTGCAACTGTTGAAGTTCCACGGGACTTACCAGCAAGACGACCGAGACAAGCGGGCCGAGCTGAAGAAGACCGGCGGCGGCAAAGCCTATTCGATGATGATGCGGTGCCGGATTCCCGGGGGCCGATTGACGTCGGACCAATTGCTGGCCCACTTGGATCTATGCGATGAATTGGGGAATTCGACGCTCAAGATCACCACCCGACAAACGTTCCAGCTGCACGGCGTTGTTAAAGATGATCTGAAGGCTGCGATCGCACGCGTCAACGCGGTTGGATTGTCAACGTTGGCCGCTTGCGGCGACGTGAATCGAAACATCATGTGTTGCCCCGCCAAACGGACCGGGCCGCTTCACAACACCATCCAACAATTGGCGGATGAACTGACCGTCGCGTTAGCACCACAGACGCCTGCTTATCACGAATTGTGGTTGACCGACGATGAGACCGGTGAGAAAGAACTGGTCGGCGGCGGTCCCGGTGAAGTTGTCGAGCCGCTGTATGGGCCTCGCTATCTGCCGCGAAAATTCAAAATCGGCATCGCGCTGCCGGACGACAACTGTATCGACATCTACACCCAAGACCTGGGCTTCCTGGCCGTCGTCCGCGACGGTGAAGTCATTGGTTACAACGTTAGCGTCGGTGGCGGCATGGGAACCACCCCCAGTGCATCCAAGACGTTCCCCGCGTTGGCCAAGCGGATGGCTTTTGTAACGCCTGACCAAGCGGTGGATGTGGCCAAGGCGGTCATCAAAGTCCAACGCGATTATGGGAACCGCGAAGACCGCAAGGTTGCCCGTCTGAAGTACTTGATCGCCAATTGGGGCATCGAGAAATTCCGGCGTGCGGTCGAGGAATACTATGGCGGGCCGCTGCAAGATCTGACCGACGACGATGTGACCGATTTCGACGATCACATGGGATGGCAAGAACAGGGCGACGGCAAATGGTCCTATGGTCTGAACATCGAAAACGGACGTCTTTACGACAATGACCAGCGTCAGTTGAAAGCGGGATTGCGGGCTGTATGCCAGCGATTCAAACCTGAAATTCGCTTGACCGGTCATCAGAGCATCATCTTCTGTGACTTCGACGAAGATCAGCGGGATGAGCTGATTCAGATTTTGCGGGATCACAAGATCGTGACCACCGAAGACACCAGCACGGTGCGGCGTTGGTCAATCGCCTGTGTCGCTCTGCCCACCTGCGGTCTGGCGATCACCGAAAGCGAACGACGTCTGCCGGGAATCATTGATGGGCTGGAACAGCCTTTGGCCAAATTGGGGTTGGACAAGGAACGGTTCACCCTTCGCATGACGGGATGCCCCAACGGTTGTGCTCGCCCCTACAACGCCGACCTGGCGTTGGTGGGCAAAGCCAAGAACAAGTACACACTGTTCGCGGGCGGTGGTTGGCTGGGAAACCGGCTGGCGTTCATCTACAAAGACTTGGTGCCTGACGCCGAGGTGGTCGATGAACTGGTGGCGATCTTTGCCGCGTTCAAAGCTAATCGCCAGGGCGACGAATCACTGGGTGAATTCTGCACACGCGTTGGTCAGGAAGACTTGGCCGGCTTGGCTGCTGCGGCCCCCAAACCGTAG
- a CDS encoding diacylglycerol/lipid kinase family protein, which translates to MMSDTTATTQAEPVAAGDVLWIWNQSSGRGLDVSTARAAQSQWGGRWLKLSQQIDLGQVISRAVNDGFRTVVAAGGDGTVNAVVNAIMRLPSERRPIFGILPLGTANDFAGTLGMPADVQQSAALIQNARVIPGDVIRVSDGRRDRYFANVAAGGNSVRVSEQLNDQTKAFWGAFSYLRGAMDVLPDMRSYHVDARSDDHRDRIDCWAVIVANGRTNAGHIEVAPEASICDGRMDVVLIRDGEVAEMAKLVASNLLGRFLESDQVLFRQVRSLHLSSDPPMRFSIDGEIDQDVPTSFEVIPAAIRMIVGDGFVVRPPSSSHAPAI; encoded by the coding sequence ATGATGTCCGACACGACGGCCACGACGCAGGCCGAGCCCGTTGCGGCCGGCGATGTGCTATGGATTTGGAACCAGAGTTCAGGTCGGGGGTTGGATGTGAGCACCGCGCGTGCCGCCCAGTCCCAGTGGGGCGGTCGTTGGTTGAAACTATCGCAGCAAATCGATCTGGGCCAAGTCATCTCGCGAGCCGTCAACGACGGGTTCCGCACTGTTGTCGCAGCCGGCGGGGACGGGACCGTCAACGCGGTTGTCAACGCGATCATGCGGCTTCCGTCCGAGCGACGACCCATATTCGGCATTCTACCGCTGGGGACCGCCAACGATTTTGCTGGGACGCTGGGTATGCCGGCGGATGTTCAGCAATCGGCCGCCCTCATTCAAAACGCTCGAGTCATTCCTGGTGATGTCATTCGGGTCAGCGATGGGCGGCGCGACCGTTATTTTGCCAACGTGGCCGCCGGCGGAAACAGTGTTCGAGTCAGCGAACAACTAAACGATCAGACCAAGGCGTTTTGGGGGGCGTTCAGTTATCTGCGTGGCGCGATGGATGTGCTACCCGACATGCGGTCGTACCATGTCGACGCACGGTCCGATGATCATCGGGATCGGATTGATTGTTGGGCCGTGATTGTTGCCAACGGTCGCACCAACGCGGGACACATTGAAGTCGCCCCGGAGGCATCAATTTGTGACGGGCGAATGGATGTCGTCCTGATCCGCGATGGCGAGGTTGCCGAGATGGCGAAGCTGGTGGCTTCCAACCTGCTTGGTCGATTTCTTGAATCGGACCAAGTGCTGTTTCGTCAAGTCAGGTCATTGCACCTGAGCAGTGATCCGCCGATGCGGTTCAGTATCGATGGTGAAATCGACCAAGACGTTCCAACTTCGTTCGAGGTGATCCCCGCCGCAATCCGCATGATTGTGGGGGACGGTTTTGTCGTTCGCCCACCATCCTCGTCGCACGCGCCGGCCATCTGA
- a CDS encoding phosphatase PAP2 family protein, producing the protein MLVWVTVVLGIWGFVELADEVTEGSTRNFDRWAVSLMRQSDAPSIPIGPKWMGEAGRDITALGGIANLTLLIVAATGFLLVNRARRLAAILVASTTSGIAISLLLKRVFDRPRPDVVPHLSDVYTSSFPSGHSMMSAVVYLTLGVLIIPVLKHFWARVYVLATAALVTVLVGISRVYMGVHYPTDVLAGWAAGGVWALICWSIARRSTPKPPSDTLVPAREPKL; encoded by the coding sequence ATGCTGGTATGGGTCACCGTGGTGTTAGGCATCTGGGGATTCGTCGAATTGGCCGACGAGGTCACCGAAGGCTCGACACGGAACTTTGATCGCTGGGCAGTCAGTCTGATGCGTCAGAGCGACGCGCCGTCCATTCCGATCGGCCCCAAGTGGATGGGCGAAGCGGGACGAGACATCACGGCCCTGGGTGGAATCGCCAACCTGACCTTGTTGATCGTCGCGGCAACCGGATTCCTGTTGGTCAACCGAGCCAGACGGTTGGCGGCGATCCTGGTGGCCTCCACCACCAGCGGCATCGCCATCAGCTTGTTGCTGAAGCGAGTGTTTGATCGCCCACGCCCCGATGTGGTCCCGCATCTGTCAGACGTTTACACCAGCAGTTTTCCCAGCGGCCATTCGATGATGTCTGCGGTGGTTTACCTGACCCTGGGTGTCTTGATCATTCCCGTGTTGAAGCACTTTTGGGCGCGGGTCTATGTGCTGGCCACTGCGGCTTTGGTGACGGTCTTGGTTGGGATCAGCCGCGTTTACATGGGCGTGCACTATCCCACCGACGTCTTGGCCGGATGGGCGGCGGGTGGCGTTTGGGCACTGATCTGTTGGTCAATCGCCCGCCGCAGCACGCCAAAACCGCCGTCGGACACGCTGGTCCCCGCGAGGGAGCCAAAGTTGTGA
- a CDS encoding choice-of-anchor I family protein, with the protein MHRYNGLQRSADNQKQRNNPRSNRHTRRQFLLQQLENRQLLAAAPFSENFDGFTGAGIVSSPVPGQLNSNDWRVVGASDGDTSFGGDFSSGDHARGASTGGVTTGGVYAFDVGSGNTALGIQPGGSDYTPGNLTLKIDNTSDATQSNWSVDFTIWSYNDTDRANNVLFQYSTDDVNYTPVAAADFITGEAASGTPAWESVGRSLMLPVSVPAGTSLYLQWTTDDVSGGGSRDEIAVDDIAVAPEATVDNFTLQILHASDLEGGVEAIERAANFATLVDHFEGQTADFDGSVLLSAGDNYIGGPFFSGAGDFAVRDELQAAYQTLFGEPGLNNIREGGGRIDISIMNILGFDASAIGNHEFDFGSDTFEGLIEEDIRGGTLGDVRWLGAQFPYLSANLDFSGDADLGNLFTSDILPNTAFQADLGDLAATGALRKIAPATLVQTGGETIGVVGATTQLLESISSPSGTLGTAGTVNDMPALAAVLQPVIDDILNGDDDVAGNSDDVNKVVLVSHLQQLALEEALIGLLSGVDVVIAGGSDTLLADGDDVLRPGDTAEGSYPVMTSNLDTDPALIVSTDGEYSYLGRLVIDFDANGLVIPGSVQEPISGAYATTDANTLAVVGGATIEDAVAASTKGTEVKKLTDAVSGVVVAKDSNIVGRTGVYLEGNRSEIRTQETNIGNLTADANLAYAQSIDATVLVSIKNGGGIRAPIGEVDSITGELLPPQGNAAAGKAVGDISQLDIENTLRFNNGLTLLDLTLAELVQVVEHGVAASGPGNTPGQFPQIGGMRFSYDTSLPSGSRVQSLALTDELGNVSKVVMEDGGMLADPNEVIRIVTLNFLADGGDSYPFDVFGENRVDLVDPAGPAGAATFANPGSEQDALAEYLLANHATVPYYTNDTPVQQDRRIVDLASNGMIDTVTTDVASGELELVDLGQISLAGAEIVVYDDARALAFVTFAGGVQVIDMSNPAAPALVGPIAPSASTGATDEVTSVAVHGDLLAMAVPDADKTLPGHVFLYDLSAYTNAISQIVFVNAVQVGALPDMITFTPDGSQIVVANEGEPTDEGRLASMMTGLAGFEVQPIFTVADVISGTTGALNATTAGDYQPVGILDGLGAYELDANTIRVFANHELTSNVGAEFNLANNATLTGARISYFDIDKATRQIVDSGLAFDTIVNAAGVAVDDANKGGIGDGGGLARLCSGILVEAGSYNFVDTIYFAGEEDSNANGGLGGLEYALDAANGTLYALPALGYAAWENVTPIDTGDAGKTALLIGDDREAAPLYLWVGDKDVSVGAGFLERNGLTNGTLYAWKADDGSQDPSDWAGTGSSRAGTWVAMTNTTSIAAQDAEIDANGAFEFSRPEDVATDPSDGSRAVLASTGRTGFAGDADLWGTTYLVDITFAAGVPTVATLDIIYDGDDAGSGQFAGPDFGLRSPDNLDWADDGLIYIQEDRSVGAFGDESGEEASIWRIDPNNGLLERVGQIDRTAVLPSDATDGDPTDLGDWESSGIIDVSGLFGEAAGSLFLFDVQAHSVRDGAIGGNAALVQGGQLSFLTNAFATSTQPTSDPVGSVSIIDVSAGAASATANQVGFSQFNGTEAELRDMGVRIFPGKSASQDFEPEYITVAPDGSTAYVTLQEANAVAVLNLSTQTFSDILPLGLKDHTLPFNMLDPSNRDSGIELQNAPVFGMYMPDAIASFAVGGQTYFVTANEGDGRDIDETRIGDYSVSELDPSATLLGTTVQADVQDDAVLGRLKSSNVDGDLDGDGDIDKLHVYGGRSMSIFDSTGNLVFDSGDLIGRVTAAMTPTLFNANDGDPGEFDDRSDDKGAEPEGVTLATIGSQTYAFLGLERAGGGVMIFNITDPMNAQFVGYTRVDGDVAPEGLTFVPSGPGGTPLLLVTNEESNNMRVFGVQTVAPEVANVTVNDGADQRSMVTSLTVQFTQAVDIASDAFKLENTTDNIEIDLSAASIVQVSPKIVRIEFGAGGMSPSIDARPTGNSLADGNYRLTVDSTKVTSQVDLTTAMLADEVFGDDAADGLFRLFGDINGDRGVGITDFADFRASFGATEADAAYIDEFNVDGDIGIGIQDFAAFRANFGQMI; encoded by the coding sequence ATGCATCGATACAACGGTCTTCAGCGGTCTGCCGACAATCAAAAGCAACGAAATAACCCACGAAGCAACCGACATACACGTCGCCAGTTTCTGCTTCAGCAACTAGAGAATCGGCAATTGCTGGCAGCTGCCCCCTTCAGCGAAAACTTCGACGGTTTCACCGGTGCGGGCATTGTTTCTTCACCAGTGCCGGGTCAACTAAACAGCAACGATTGGCGCGTCGTGGGAGCCAGCGATGGAGACACGAGTTTTGGCGGTGATTTCTCCAGTGGTGATCATGCCCGCGGTGCTTCCACAGGTGGCGTCACCACGGGAGGCGTTTATGCCTTTGACGTCGGTAGCGGCAACACCGCACTTGGTATCCAGCCCGGTGGAAGCGATTACACCCCAGGCAATCTCACCCTAAAGATTGACAACACTAGCGACGCAACACAGAGCAACTGGAGCGTTGATTTTACCATTTGGAGTTACAACGACACCGACCGAGCCAACAACGTTCTGTTCCAGTATTCCACCGACGACGTGAACTACACACCGGTTGCGGCGGCGGACTTCATCACGGGCGAAGCCGCCTCGGGGACCCCGGCTTGGGAATCCGTGGGACGCAGTTTGATGTTGCCGGTTTCGGTCCCCGCCGGAACATCGTTGTACCTCCAGTGGACCACCGACGATGTTTCGGGCGGCGGAAGCCGTGACGAAATCGCGGTGGACGATATCGCAGTGGCGCCGGAGGCGACGGTCGACAATTTCACACTTCAAATTTTGCACGCATCTGATTTGGAAGGTGGCGTCGAAGCCATCGAGCGAGCAGCAAACTTCGCGACGCTGGTCGACCACTTTGAAGGTCAAACGGCCGACTTTGACGGCAGCGTATTGCTATCAGCCGGTGACAACTATATCGGCGGACCCTTTTTCAGCGGGGCAGGGGACTTTGCAGTTCGTGACGAATTGCAAGCCGCCTATCAGACTTTGTTTGGAGAACCGGGTCTGAACAATATCCGCGAAGGTGGTGGACGCATCGACATTTCCATCATGAACATCCTGGGCTTTGACGCATCGGCGATCGGCAACCATGAGTTTGACTTTGGAAGTGATACCTTTGAAGGACTGATCGAAGAAGACATTCGGGGCGGCACACTTGGCGACGTTCGCTGGCTGGGTGCTCAGTTCCCATATTTGTCGGCAAACCTTGATTTCAGTGGTGACGCCGATCTGGGCAATTTGTTCACATCCGACATCTTGCCGAACACTGCGTTCCAAGCCGACCTCGGCGACTTAGCGGCAACGGGCGCTCTTCGGAAAATCGCCCCGGCAACGTTGGTCCAGACCGGCGGAGAAACCATCGGCGTGGTGGGTGCCACCACGCAGCTGTTGGAAAGCATTTCGTCCCCCTCGGGAACCCTCGGTACGGCCGGAACGGTCAATGACATGCCGGCATTGGCGGCGGTCCTACAACCGGTGATTGATGATATCCTTAATGGCGACGATGACGTTGCGGGTAACAGCGACGACGTTAACAAGGTCGTGCTGGTCAGCCACCTGCAGCAACTGGCGCTGGAAGAGGCGTTGATCGGATTGCTGTCCGGCGTCGACGTGGTCATTGCAGGCGGAAGCGATACATTGCTGGCCGACGGCGACGATGTTCTGCGTCCCGGCGACACCGCCGAAGGCTCCTATCCAGTGATGACAAGCAACCTGGACACCGACCCGGCGTTAATCGTCAGCACCGATGGGGAGTACAGCTACCTGGGGCGTTTGGTGATCGATTTTGATGCCAACGGTCTTGTCATTCCGGGATCGGTCCAAGAACCGATCAGCGGCGCCTATGCAACCACCGATGCGAACACTTTGGCGGTGGTGGGAGGTGCAACCATTGAAGACGCGGTCGCCGCCAGCACCAAAGGCACCGAAGTCAAGAAACTGACCGACGCGGTCAGCGGCGTCGTCGTTGCTAAGGACAGCAACATCGTCGGTCGGACCGGCGTGTACCTGGAAGGAAACCGCAGCGAGATTAGGACTCAGGAAACCAACATCGGGAACCTGACCGCCGATGCCAACCTGGCTTATGCCCAGTCGATCGATGCGACGGTGCTTGTATCCATCAAGAATGGTGGGGGCATCCGCGCCCCGATCGGCGAGGTCGATAGCATCACAGGTGAACTGCTGCCGCCGCAGGGCAACGCAGCCGCCGGCAAAGCAGTCGGCGACATTTCACAACTGGACATCGAAAACACGCTGCGATTCAACAATGGGTTAACGTTGCTGGATTTGACACTTGCCGAGTTGGTGCAGGTCGTTGAACACGGTGTCGCCGCCTCCGGCCCGGGCAACACCCCCGGACAGTTCCCACAGATCGGCGGCATGCGATTCAGTTATGACACCAGTCTGCCATCGGGAAGTCGCGTCCAGAGCCTGGCATTGACTGACGAATTGGGTAACGTCAGCAAGGTTGTGATGGAAGACGGCGGAATGTTGGCTGACCCCAACGAAGTGATCCGCATCGTCACCCTGAACTTTTTGGCCGACGGTGGCGACAGCTATCCCTTTGACGTTTTCGGGGAAAACCGAGTCGACTTGGTTGATCCGGCGGGCCCGGCAGGAGCGGCCACCTTTGCCAACCCGGGCAGCGAACAGGATGCATTGGCCGAATACTTGCTGGCCAACCACGCCACCGTGCCTTACTACACCAACGACACGCCGGTCCAGCAAGACCGACGCATTGTAGATCTAGCTTCCAACGGCATGATCGATACGGTCACCACGGACGTCGCCAGCGGCGAATTAGAACTGGTCGATCTTGGCCAGATCTCGCTAGCCGGTGCCGAGATTGTTGTCTACGACGATGCGCGTGCGTTGGCGTTTGTGACCTTCGCCGGAGGCGTTCAAGTCATCGACATGTCCAACCCCGCCGCACCGGCGTTGGTCGGACCAATCGCACCATCGGCCAGCACCGGAGCAACCGATGAAGTCACCAGCGTGGCCGTCCACGGCGACCTCTTGGCTATGGCGGTTCCGGATGCCGACAAGACGTTGCCCGGTCACGTGTTCTTGTACGATCTGTCGGCGTACACCAATGCGATCAGCCAAATCGTCTTCGTCAACGCAGTGCAAGTTGGGGCACTTCCCGACATGATCACGTTCACGCCGGACGGTTCACAGATCGTCGTTGCCAATGAAGGTGAACCCACCGACGAAGGACGTTTGGCATCCATGATGACGGGCTTGGCTGGCTTTGAAGTCCAGCCGATCTTTACGGTCGCAGATGTCATCTCTGGGACGACGGGCGCGTTGAATGCGACCACGGCGGGTGACTACCAACCGGTCGGGATCCTGGACGGACTGGGGGCCTATGAACTGGATGCCAACACCATCCGCGTCTTTGCCAACCATGAATTGACATCCAACGTCGGTGCGGAATTCAATCTTGCCAACAACGCCACACTGACCGGCGCACGCATCAGCTACTTCGACATCGACAAGGCCACTCGTCAAATCGTCGACAGCGGACTCGCCTTTGACACCATCGTCAACGCCGCAGGTGTCGCTGTTGATGACGCCAATAAGGGTGGCATCGGTGACGGTGGTGGGCTGGCCCGCCTGTGCAGCGGAATCTTAGTCGAGGCAGGATCCTATAATTTCGTCGACACCATCTACTTCGCCGGCGAAGAAGACAGCAACGCCAATGGTGGACTCGGTGGACTGGAATACGCCCTCGACGCCGCCAACGGAACCCTCTATGCCCTGCCGGCACTCGGATACGCCGCCTGGGAAAACGTCACCCCCATCGACACCGGGGACGCCGGCAAGACCGCACTGTTAATCGGCGACGACCGCGAAGCGGCACCGTTGTACCTGTGGGTCGGCGACAAAGACGTGTCCGTGGGTGCCGGGTTCTTGGAACGAAACGGGCTGACCAACGGAACCCTGTACGCCTGGAAGGCGGACGACGGATCCCAAGACCCGTCCGATTGGGCCGGAACCGGGTCCAGTCGGGCTGGAACCTGGGTGGCCATGACCAACACGACCTCCATCGCCGCACAGGATGCCGAAATCGACGCCAACGGCGCGTTCGAGTTCTCGCGTCCCGAAGACGTTGCCACCGACCCGTCCGATGGCAGCCGCGCCGTATTGGCATCGACCGGACGCACCGGGTTTGCCGGTGACGCCGACCTATGGGGAACGACCTACCTGGTCGATATCACCTTCGCCGCCGGCGTTCCGACGGTCGCCACGTTGGACATCATTTACGATGGCGACGACGCTGGTTCAGGCCAATTCGCCGGCCCTGATTTTGGACTCCGCAGCCCGGACAACCTGGACTGGGCCGATGACGGGCTGATCTACATCCAAGAAGACAGAAGCGTTGGCGCTTTTGGCGACGAAAGCGGCGAAGAAGCAAGCATCTGGCGGATCGATCCGAACAACGGCCTGCTGGAACGTGTCGGACAGATCGATCGTACCGCTGTGTTGCCCAGTGACGCGACCGACGGCGACCCGACGGACCTGGGCGATTGGGAATCGTCGGGGATCATCGACGTTTCCGGCTTGTTCGGCGAAGCCGCCGGATCGTTGTTCTTGTTCGATGTTCAAGCCCACTCGGTGCGTGACGGTGCAATCGGCGGCAACGCGGCTCTGGTCCAGGGAGGCCAATTGAGTTTTTTGACCAATGCCTTTGCGACCTCAACGCAGCCGACCAGCGATCCGGTCGGTTCGGTATCAATCATTGATGTGTCCGCTGGTGCGGCGTCGGCGACGGCAAACCAGGTCGGTTTCAGTCAGTTCAATGGCACCGAGGCTGAATTGCGTGACATGGGCGTCCGTATCTTCCCCGGTAAGAGTGCATCACAGGACTTTGAACCGGAGTACATCACAGTGGCCCCGGATGGTTCAACCGCCTATGTGACGCTGCAGGAAGCCAATGCGGTGGCCGTTTTGAACCTAAGTACCCAGACTTTCAGTGACATCTTGCCTCTGGGGCTGAAAGACCACACGTTGCCTTTCAACATGCTGGACCCCAGCAATCGCGACAGCGGCATTGAACTACAAAACGCTCCGGTTTTCGGCATGTACATGCCCGACGCCATCGCATCGTTTGCTGTCGGTGGACAAACCTATTTTGTCACAGCCAACGAAGGTGACGGTCGCGACATCGACGAAACCCGCATTGGGGACTACAGCGTTTCCGAACTTGATCCTTCCGCCACCTTGCTGGGAACGACCGTGCAGGCCGATGTCCAGGATGACGCTGTCTTGGGCCGTTTGAAGTCATCGAATGTCGATGGCGACCTGGATGGCGATGGCGATATCGACAAATTACACGTTTACGGTGGTCGATCGATGTCAATCTTCGATTCCACGGGCAATCTGGTGTTCGATAGCGGTGACCTGATTGGTCGTGTTACTGCAGCGATGACGCCCACGCTGTTCAACGCGAACGACGGAGATCCCGGCGAATTTGATGACCGAAGCGACGACAAAGGTGCCGAACCCGAGGGTGTAACCTTGGCAACGATCGGCAGTCAAACCTATGCTTTTTTGGGCCTGGAGCGTGCTGGCGGGGGAGTGATGATCTTCAACATCACTGACCCCATGAATGCTCAGTTCGTTGGCTACACCCGAGTAGATGGCGATGTCGCACCGGAAGGCTTGACCTTCGTCCCAAGCGGCCCAGGGGGCACGCCTTTGTTGTTGGTGACCAACGAGGAAAGCAACAACATGCGGGTCTTCGGCGTCCAAACGGTTGCACCGGAGGTCGCTAATGTGACCGTCAACGACGGCGCCGATCAGCGATCGATGGTGACATCACTGACGGTCCAATTCACTCAAGCGGTGGACATCGCCAGCGATGCTTTCAAGTTGGAAAACACAACGGATAACATCGAAATCGACTTATCGGCTGCATCGATCGTCCAGGTATCGCCGAAGATCGTAAGAATTGAATTCGGTGCCGGTGGCATGTCGCCTTCTATCGATGCCCGACCGACCGGCAACAGCCTGGCCGACGGAAACTATCGCTTGACGGTGGATAGCACCAAGGTTACGTCGCAAGTGGACTTGACGACCGCCATGCTGGCGGACGAAGTCTTCGGTGACGACGCGGCCGACGGCTTGTTCCGTCTGTTCGGCGATATCAATGGTGACCGTGGCGTCGGGATCACGGACTTCGCAGATTTCCGCGCGTCGTTTGGAGCTACGGAAGCCGATGCAGCCTATATCGATGAATTCAATGTCGACGGCGATATTGGGATAGGAATCCAGGATTTTGCCGCGTTTCGTGCGAACTTTGGTCAAATGATCTAA
- a CDS encoding outer membrane protein assembly factor BamB family protein, producing the protein MHGNRLQPSYQSLGIATCLVLFAAAQLHAQTDAFWGQWRGNQQNGVAPAGDYPVQWSSESNIAWTLDLPGRGGSTPVIVGDTAYLTAGFDDKNHVIAVNLTNGTIAWTRELGDDRGGKHQKGSGSNPSVASDGKSLFAYFRSGDVGCLSDDGTVRWHHNLQDLYGQDTLWWDLGSSPIIADGKVIIPVMHSSEGEDRRSLTSVGYVVALNAETGDVAWKVDRNTDAPVEASQSYTTPVRCNVNGVDMFAVLGADQASLHRVNDGMTVGTVGGFNPAGEAFFRSISSPAVTDGVLICPYSRGDTVTAIALDRLAKNVGRDAVIWERDDIGSDVPTPAVDNGVAYFIEDGRQNRGEVIAVDVKTGETKWTVATPKSRVTFSSSPLIAGDHLYVTAEDSQTYVIGPLSSDAPEVVAQNDLGEQPGITVASPVPLKNGLLIRTRDSLIRVGK; encoded by the coding sequence ATGCATGGCAACCGCTTACAACCAAGCTATCAATCACTGGGAATTGCAACGTGCTTGGTACTGTTTGCGGCGGCCCAACTTCACGCCCAGACGGATGCGTTCTGGGGACAATGGCGGGGCAACCAGCAAAACGGGGTCGCACCAGCAGGCGATTATCCCGTTCAGTGGTCCAGCGAGTCCAACATTGCCTGGACACTTGATCTACCGGGACGCGGCGGCAGCACCCCCGTCATCGTGGGTGACACCGCTTATCTGACCGCCGGTTTCGACGACAAAAATCATGTCATCGCCGTCAACCTGACCAACGGAACGATCGCCTGGACACGAGAACTGGGCGATGACCGGGGTGGCAAGCACCAAAAAGGCAGCGGCAGCAATCCGTCGGTGGCATCTGACGGAAAATCTCTTTTCGCGTACTTTCGCAGCGGCGATGTCGGCTGTCTTTCGGACGACGGAACCGTTCGCTGGCATCACAACCTGCAAGACTTGTACGGCCAAGACACACTGTGGTGGGATCTGGGCAGTTCACCAATCATTGCCGACGGCAAAGTCATCATTCCGGTCATGCATTCCAGTGAAGGCGAAGATCGGCGGTCACTGACCAGCGTCGGATACGTGGTGGCGTTGAATGCCGAGACCGGCGACGTGGCTTGGAAAGTCGATCGAAACACCGACGCACCGGTCGAGGCGTCGCAAAGCTACACGACTCCCGTGCGGTGCAACGTCAACGGCGTTGACATGTTCGCCGTCTTGGGGGCTGACCAAGCATCACTGCACCGTGTGAACGATGGCATGACCGTGGGAACGGTGGGCGGGTTCAATCCCGCCGGCGAAGCCTTCTTTCGTTCCATTTCATCACCCGCGGTGACCGACGGCGTTTTGATTTGCCCGTATTCACGTGGCGATACCGTGACGGCCATCGCTCTGGATCGCTTGGCAAAGAATGTCGGTCGCGATGCGGTGATCTGGGAACGGGATGACATCGGCAGCGATGTTCCGACTCCCGCGGTGGATAATGGCGTCGCCTACTTCATCGAAGACGGCCGTCAGAACCGTGGTGAAGTCATCGCCGTCGACGTAAAGACCGGTGAAACCAAATGGACCGTTGCGACACCCAAAAGCCGTGTGACTTTCAGCAGTTCGCCTTTGATCGCCGGCGACCACTTGTATGTCACGGCGGAAGATTCCCAGACTTACGTGATCGGACCGCTGTCGTCAGATGCTCCCGAAGTGGTCGCGCAGAACGACTTGGGCGAACAGCCGGGAATCACTGTGGCCAGCCCGGTGCCGCTAAAAAACGGATTGCTGATCCGTACAAGGGATTCGTTGATCCGGGTCGGAAAATAG